A segment of the Oceanispirochaeta sp. M1 genome:
TTCAGTTTGTGCTCTTTCTGTGAAACACTATTTCCGATTTTTCTTTTATCTGCCTGTCAGCAAAATAATTTTTTGATCCAGGATCATCCCAATAAAATTCGATTAGAAGTTCCAAGGAGAAAATCTTTTTTCAGACCAGCTCGTCATTTCCATCAACAGAAGCCCTGTCAGACTCAGAGCTGCAATTCCGGCAAACATTTCATTATAGGAGATTCTTCCCCAGGCATCCATGATGTACCAGCCTATTCCGCTGCGGGTGGCAAATGTTTCAGCCAGGAAGAGGACTGCAATACTGGTCCCCAGAGTCAGTCTGAGAGTGGAATAAATGCACGGCATAACTGCTGGGAGAATCAGATGAGTCAGATTCATCAGACTCCCTCCCCCCAGACTTGTCATGGAATCAAAGTATTTCTTATTAATGGCTGTCACACCATCACGGATATTCAGGTAATATTGGAAGAAAACAATCAGAGCCACAAGAAATATTTTGGAAAGATTTCCAAGACCGAGAAAGAGAAGAATAATGGGAAGCAGAGCAATTTTCGGAATGGGAAAAAGAAAATAGACCATAGGGCTTAATAAAGAATCCATAGTTTTATTCCGCCCTGCACCAATCCCGAGAAACAGAGCAGGTATAAATGCAGCAAGCTGTGCTCCCAGGATTCTGAGTAGAGAGACTCCCAGATGCCTTGAAAGATCTCCAGACACGATCTCTTTCACTAGAGTCAGCAATACTATATGAGGGAGAGGAAGAAAGCTTTTCTGTGCCAACAGGCTTAATAAGTACCAGAGAAAGATGAGTATAAATAAAGAGAGTCCTTTTTTAATCATGATTCCCTCTCTCCAGATAAATTGCATTCTGACTTAAGACTCAGAGACTCAAGATCCTTTCTCAGTTTGACACAATGTGAAAAAAAATCAGGATCTTTACGATAATTTGTGCCCTGAGGTGAATTATCCATATTATGGATTCTCCCCAGACCATCCATAATATGGATCTTATCTGAAAGAAAGACTGCTTCCTCAATACTGTGGGTAACATGAAGGACTGTGAGATTCCTTTCCTGCTTCAGAAGAAGCAGATGCTCCTGAAGACTTTCTCTGGTCATGGCATCCAGTGAGGAAAATGGTTCATCCAGAAGCAGAACCTCAGGATCGAGAATCAAAGCTCGGCCTATAGCTAGCCGCTGTCTTTCTCCACCTGACAGCTTCGTAGGATATTGCTGTTCCATACCTTCCAGATGCATAACTTTAAATATTGACTTTACTGCTGAATCTATGTCACTCCGGCTTCTTTTTCTTATTTTCAATCCCAATGCCAAATTCTCATAGGCTGTTTTCCAGGGAAAAAGACCGTATTCCTGCAGAATAATGGCAATATCTCTACGCCCGGCCCTGCATGGTGAATCATGAATATAGATATCTCCCCTGTCAGGAGAAGTGAGTCCGGCAATAAGATAGAGTAGAGATGTTTTGCCGCAGCCTGACGGACCAATGATGCCATGAATTTTACCGCTTTCAAAACTATGATCGATATCATCGAAAATCTGCCTGCCCCCTGTATAGGAAAGCTCCAGATTCCGGAGCTTAATCATTGATTTTTTCCTTGAAACTATTCCATCTAAAACTTGTTGAATCATCCATATTAAGGAGCATAAATACACGCTCAACTGTAGAACGGACAATATCATCCACAGTTTCAGGCTTTGAATAAAAGGCCGGAACAGGAGGGAGTATAATTCCTCCCGCATCGTTAACTTTGAGCATATTTTCGAGGTGTATCCGGTTTAACGGAGTTTCTCGGGTCATAAGGATTAAAGGACGCCTCTCCTTCAGACAGACATCTGCCGCCCGTTCAAGGAGATTTCCAGAGATACCTGAAGCAATCCTTCCCAAACTGCCCATACTGCAGGGAGCAATAACCATGCCTCTAGAACAAAAGGAACCACTGGCGAGAGAATGAGAGATCTCATTGACAGGGGCTGTATGTATAAGCTTGGCCTGCGGGTCCAGTTCTTCTACCCATTCTTCCCATTTACATCCTGTTTCATGGGACATGACTTCTCTGGCTGCATTACTGAGAATCACATATAAGGGGAGGTTCATGGCCATTGATTTACGGACGATTTCCAGGGCATAGGGAGCACCGGAAGCACCGGTAATCCCCAAAATGAGGGGCTTATTTTCCATATAGACCTCCGGGAAGATAAATATCCAAAGCTGTAAACAGAAGAAACAAAGGTGATAGAAGCTGGTTCAAATGGTATGAAGCCAGAGGTATCCAGCTGACCGGACCTCTCCAGGCAATAAGCTGCTGAGAGAGAAGAAGAAGAGCCGTTATTGCCAATCCTAGGATGTACCAGAAACCCAGAGGAAAAAACAGGAGATTGAGGCTGAAAAAGAACAGTGTACCAAGATGACTGAGACCTGAAATAATCAACCCTCCTTTTTTTCCGAAGTAGGCTGGAACCGAGTGGATGCAGTGGGTGCGATCATGCTCAATATCCTGTGTAGCATAAATGATATCAAACCCCGCCACCCAAAGAGCCACTCCAAGAGTCATAGGAAAAAATCGCCATTCAAATCGCCCCTGCAGAGCCAGAAAACTGCCCATCACAGCCACGGAGCTAGTGATCCCCAGCCAGTAATGGCAGAGGAAGGTAAATCTCTTTGTAAATGAATATCCAAGGATCAGAATCAGGGCAACCGGAACTAAAGCCAGACAGAGCCAATTCAGCATGGCCGCTGAGAGGAGAAAGAGAGCGGTACAGAAAGCTGTAAAGAGCCAAAGATCAAGCCGTTTTATTCGCCCTGCGGGCAGGTCCCTGTCTGCAGTACGGGGATTCTCTTCATCAATTGTATGATCGATAAGCCGATTCAGGGCATTCGCCGCATTCCGGGCTCCGAAAACAGCAAGCAGAATCCACAGTACTCGGGAGATTGCAGGTCTTCCACTACTTTCCAGAAGAAAGGCTGAAACAGCCATGGGAAGGGAAAAAAGGGTATGCTCAATCATTACAGCCGTACTGATTCCCTTTCCCTTTTTGATGATTCTACTGCTCATCATCAAAACCTTATTCATCAAGACCCAGCTCTTCCCAGATAGAATCAATCCGGCTTTTCACTTCATCGCTCATCCGGATATCATCAGGCCACTCTCTCTCATGATTATCGAGAGCGCCCTTCTTTGTGGCATCGATTCCTAGGCGTGTGCCGAAACGAGCCCTGGGAGAAGCATGATCCAATGCATCGAGAGGACCATCACTGAGTATCAGATCCCTACGGGCATCGATATTATTGAATACCTTCCACATCACCTGACTCATATCCTGAACATCTACATCATGGTCTACAACAATGATCATCTTGGTATACATCATCTGCCCCAGCCCCCAGATGGCACTTAGTACCTTATGAACCTGGCCGGTATAACGTTTACGGATAGAGATAATAGCACAGTTATGAAAGACCCCTTCCAGGGGAAGATTCATATCGATGACTTCAGGTATCATTTTCTGCAGCAAAGGAAGGAAGATTCTCTCTGTTGCCTTGGCCATATAACAGTCTTCCATAGGAGGCTGCCCTACTATAGTTGCCGGATAGACCGGATTTTTACGATGTGTAATACAGGTCACATGAAACACAGGATAATCATCAGCCAGAGAGTAGTAGCCAGTATGGTCTCCAAAGGGACCTTCTCGTTTTAAAGGCTCTTTCGGATCAACATATCCTTCCAGAATAAATTCAGAATTAGCAGGAACCTGCAGGTCATTTGTGATACATTTGACTGTTT
Coding sequences within it:
- a CDS encoding ABC transporter ATP-binding protein, with the protein product MIKLRNLELSYTGGRQIFDDIDHSFESGKIHGIIGPSGCGKTSLLYLIAGLTSPDRGDIYIHDSPCRAGRRDIAIILQEYGLFPWKTAYENLALGLKIRKRSRSDIDSAVKSIFKVMHLEGMEQQYPTKLSGGERQRLAIGRALILDPEVLLLDEPFSSLDAMTRESLQEHLLLLKQERNLTVLHVTHSIEEAVFLSDKIHIMDGLGRIHNMDNSPQGTNYRKDPDFFSHCVKLRKDLESLSLKSECNLSGERES
- a CDS encoding UbiX family flavin prenyltransferase, coding for MENKPLILGITGASGAPYALEIVRKSMAMNLPLYVILSNAAREVMSHETGCKWEEWVEELDPQAKLIHTAPVNEISHSLASGSFCSRGMVIAPCSMGSLGRIASGISGNLLERAADVCLKERRPLILMTRETPLNRIHLENMLKVNDAGGIILPPVPAFYSKPETVDDIVRSTVERVFMLLNMDDSTSFRWNSFKEKIND
- a CDS encoding ABC transporter permease, whose amino-acid sequence is MIKKGLSLFILIFLWYLLSLLAQKSFLPLPHIVLLTLVKEIVSGDLSRHLGVSLLRILGAQLAAFIPALFLGIGAGRNKTMDSLLSPMVYFLFPIPKIALLPIILLFLGLGNLSKIFLVALIVFFQYYLNIRDGVTAINKKYFDSMTSLGGGSLMNLTHLILPAVMPCIYSTLRLTLGTSIAVLFLAETFATRSGIGWYIMDAWGRISYNEMFAGIAALSLTGLLLMEMTSWSEKRFSPWNF
- a CDS encoding UbiA-like polyprenyltransferase yields the protein MNKVLMMSSRIIKKGKGISTAVMIEHTLFSLPMAVSAFLLESSGRPAISRVLWILLAVFGARNAANALNRLIDHTIDEENPRTADRDLPAGRIKRLDLWLFTAFCTALFLLSAAMLNWLCLALVPVALILILGYSFTKRFTFLCHYWLGITSSVAVMGSFLALQGRFEWRFFPMTLGVALWVAGFDIIYATQDIEHDRTHCIHSVPAYFGKKGGLIISGLSHLGTLFFFSLNLLFFPLGFWYILGLAITALLLLSQQLIAWRGPVSWIPLASYHLNQLLSPLFLLFTALDIYLPGGLYGK